CCTCGTGATTTATCTGGGGGATAAAACTGCACGGCTTAAGCAACTGAGTTAGTCGTGGGAGTGTTTACATTGACAACTTTAAAATCAAGAATAAAATCAGGGTCTAGACTAGCGATCGCCGTTTTCGATATTGATGGTGTTATCCGGGATGTGAGTGGATCTTACCGGAGAGCGATCGCGGATACAGTCGAGCATTTTACCGCTGGAGTGTATCGCCCGTCTTCTGTTGAGATTGACCACCTTAAATCCGAAGGCTTATGGAACAACGATTGGGACGCCTCACGAGAGCTCATCTATCGCCACTTTGAGCAGCGAGGTCAGGCGCGATCGCAGGTTGCCCTAGATTATGATAACCTGATTGCCTTTTTTAATGCTCGCTACCGAGGCGCTGATCCAAATCATTGGACAGGATACATCTGTGATGAACCATTACTCCTCAACCCCAACTATCTTGAATATCTAACCTCAGCCGATATTTTATGGGGCTTTTTTAGTGGGGCGACGCGAAATGAAGCACTTTACGCTCTTTCAAAACGTCTCGGTTTGCCAGCCCCCGCACTC
This genomic window from Coleofasciculus chthonoplastes PCC 7420 contains:
- a CDS encoding TIGR01548 family HAD-type hydrolase, whose product is MTTLKSRIKSGSRLAIAVFDIDGVIRDVSGSYRRAIADTVEHFTAGVYRPSSVEIDHLKSEGLWNNDWDASRELIYRHFEQRGQARSQVALDYDNLIAFFNARYRGADPNHWTGYICDEPLLLNPNYLEYLTSADILWGFFSGATRNEALYALSKRLGLPAPALVAMEDAPGKPDPTGLLAVVNQLQQQHQIEQPLPTIYVGDTVADMYTVKAAKTLHPDRTWVGVGVLPPHVQETAERREAYQQTLKKAGAAQVFSNVEQITPEQIQQLV